AATCTACAGGAGCACTCGATTGTTTTGATCCGCGGCGGCCGCGTGAAGGATTTGCCCGGCGTGCGCTATCACATAATCAGAGGCACTATGGACACTGCCGGGGTGGCTGATCGCACCAAAAGCCGTTCCAAGTATGGGACCAAAAGGCCGAAGAAATAGCAGGTAGTCAGAGTTATGTCGAGAAGAACAAAAACGCCGAAGCGATATATTAAGACGGACCAGAAGTTCAACGACGCATTGGTGGCCGAATTTGTCTCCTGCCTGCTCAAGCGCGGCAAGCGCTCGACGGCCGAGCATCTCTTCTACGATGCCATTGACCTGCTCGAGAAGAAAGCCGGTCAGAGCGGCGTAGAGGTTTTTCACAAGGCGATGGAAAACGTCAAGCCGACACTCGAGGTCAAGTCCCGCCGGGTCGGCGGCGCGACCTACCAGGTGCCGGTGGAAGTCCGGTCTGATCGGCGCACCGCGCTGGCCATACGCTGGCTGATATTAAACGCGAGCGCTCGGAATGACAAGTCGATGGCTGATAAATTGGCGGCGGAATTTCATGCCGCCTCGAACAACGAAGGTGGAGCGGTAAAGAAGAAGGAAGACACCCACAAAATGGCCGAGGCCAACAAGGCCTTTGCTCACTTTAGGTGGTAAGGCGGCGCTCTCTTTTCTGCGCGTTGAGAGCAGTCGTCTGACCCAACAGTCGGAATTGGCTGCGAGGAATTGAGTTGAGCCTCAAGTTTTGGTGACGCTTCGAAGCTGACGTCACGGTTCCCCTGACCCTGCTGATCGGGTAACCAGGATCACGGCTTCGGGCGAGATTCTGTTTTATGAGTGTTGGTTGATCAGTAGGGTTTTATTATGTCTGCCCGGCAGGATTTAACAACGGTCCGAAATATCGGGATCATGGCTCATATAGACGCGGGTAAAACCACGACTACGGAGCGGATTCTGTTTTATACCGGGCGGACTCATCGAATGGGCGAGGTTGATGACGGCGCCGCGACTATGGACTGGATGGAGCAGGAAAAGGAACGCGGCATTACAATTACCTCGGCGGCCACCACCACTTTCTGGCGCAAGCATACGATCAACATAATCGACACGCCAGGGCATGTCGACTTTACGGTCGAAGTAGAGCGCTCGCTGCGCGTGCTCGACGGTGCGGTTGCTCTGTTTTGCGCGGTCGGCGGGGTCGAGCCGCAGTCCGAGACGGTCTGGCGCCAGGCCGATAAGTACCGCGTACCGCGTATCGCTTATATCAACAAGATGGACCGCACCGGTGCGTCGTTCTCGGGCACGCTCAAGAAGATGAACGAGCGCTTCGCCACCAAGTGTGTGGCTATTTCGATCCCGGCCGGCGAAGGGGAGATGTTCAGCGGCATTATCGACCTGCTCACGATGTCCCTGCGTGTGTTCCACGAGGAAACCAAGGGCACCACGTTTGAAGATTTCCCGGTGCCGGACGACATGGTCGAGCTTGCCAACGAATACCGCGAGAAGCTGCTGGAGGCGGTGGCCGAAGTTGACGACCACCTCCTCGAACAGTTCCTCCACGATCAGCCGATTGACCCCAAAGACGTAATCCGGGCGGTCCGGCAGGCCACGATCCAGAACAAAATGGTGCCGGTGCTGTGTGGATCGTCGTTCAAGAACAAGGGCATCCAGAAACTGCTCGACGCCATTGTCGATTTCCTGCCGGCCCCGACCGATATGCCGCCAGTCATGGGTCACGATCCCCGGCACCAGGACAAGATTATCGAACGGAAGCCCTCGATGGAGGAGCCTGCTGCCGCGCTGGCGTTCAAGATTGCCACCGACCCGCATGTCGGCAGGCTGACCTATTTGCGAGTCTATTCCGGCCAGGTCGACGCCGGCTCGTACCTCCAAAACCCCACCAGCAACATAAAGGAACGGGTGGGTCGGCTTCTGCGGATGCATTCGAACAAGCGGGAAGATATTCAGACGGCGTACGCGGGCGACATTGTGGCCGTTATCGGTTTCCGCAAGACTACTACCGGCGATACGCTATGCGATGTCAAGCACCCCATAGTTCTCGAGCGGCCGCGCTTCCCCGAGCCGGTAGTAATGCTCTCGATCGAGCCAAAAACCCAGGCCGACCAGGACCGGCTGTCCGAGGGATTGAGCCGGCTGGCCGAGGAAGATCCCACCTTCCTGGTGCGCTACGACGAAGATACGGGCCAGACTATCATCTCCGGCATGGGCGAACTTCACCTGGAAATCCTGGTCGACCGGCTGTTGCGGGAATTCGGCGTCCAGGCCGGTATCGGCAAGCCGACCGTTTCATACAAAGAAGCTATCACCCGCGAGGTGGAGTGCGAGGGCCGTTTTGTGCGCCAATCGGGCGGCCGCGGCCA
This portion of the Candidatus Zixiibacteriota bacterium genome encodes:
- the rpsG gene encoding 30S ribosomal protein S7, translated to MSRRTKTPKRYIKTDQKFNDALVAEFVSCLLKRGKRSTAEHLFYDAIDLLEKKAGQSGVEVFHKAMENVKPTLEVKSRRVGGATYQVPVEVRSDRRTALAIRWLILNASARNDKSMADKLAAEFHAASNNEGGAVKKKEDTHKMAEANKAFAHFRW
- the fusA gene encoding elongation factor G, which encodes MSARQDLTTVRNIGIMAHIDAGKTTTTERILFYTGRTHRMGEVDDGAATMDWMEQEKERGITITSAATTTFWRKHTINIIDTPGHVDFTVEVERSLRVLDGAVALFCAVGGVEPQSETVWRQADKYRVPRIAYINKMDRTGASFSGTLKKMNERFATKCVAISIPAGEGEMFSGIIDLLTMSLRVFHEETKGTTFEDFPVPDDMVELANEYREKLLEAVAEVDDHLLEQFLHDQPIDPKDVIRAVRQATIQNKMVPVLCGSSFKNKGIQKLLDAIVDFLPAPTDMPPVMGHDPRHQDKIIERKPSMEEPAAALAFKIATDPHVGRLTYLRVYSGQVDAGSYLQNPTSNIKERVGRLLRMHSNKREDIQTAYAGDIVAVIGFRKTTTGDTLCDVKHPIVLERPRFPEPVVMLSIEPKTQADQDRLSEGLSRLAEEDPTFLVRYDEDTGQTIISGMGELHLEILVDRLLREFGVQAGIGKPTVSYKEAITREVECEGRFVRQSGGRGQYGHVKMRLKPLTDGSHFIFDNKTIGGTIPREYIHAVERGAREAMDNGVLAGYPLTGIHCELYDGSYHEVDSSELAFKVAGSMALQDGAKKAGLVLLEPIMSVEVVVPEVYLGAVVGDLNVRRGKISGMLPRNDMTVVAVRVPLSEMFGYANTLRNISQGRAVFTMEFSHYDPVPSEVAKKMLDGVIA